Within Anopheles ziemanni chromosome 2, idAnoZiCoDA_A2_x.2, whole genome shotgun sequence, the genomic segment CGCACAAACCCGTTTGGCAAAGAACGCTGCTTCACCAACGACGTTTAACGACCGACTGACAAATGGAGAAAAGAGTTCCAGCTAAGAACCGAAGCGAAGCACTGGTTGTCTCTTTCTATCTCTCAATGGCTCAAAGAAAGTTGCCATTGGTGTCTTCTCTTTCACTCTACTGGAGAGAGCGGATTCTTTTCTCTTCGCTCTTTAAAATGACTAAATCGTTTTGACAGCAAACAAAATGGGTGCGTTTACAAGCGATGGTTGAATGCTTCACCGGGTGGGAAAGATGGCCtaatttgaaaatcattcaaaaaatGTCACGAGCCTGCGATCGTTATTATGTTGCATTCAAATGGTagttgataaaacaaaatttatcaaGCGTTAATAGTTTTATATTTAGTACgattatatttatttgctaTTTGCAAGTTGAATCTGGTTAACAACGACATAACAATTTCCCGAACTAAACTGAAGGTATCATACAAGTTATggtaaatttaattcaattaaagtATAGCTGATCAAAAACCAGGTTTATGTCGTTTCATTGAACATCTGCTTAACGGCACGTCGTAGAATCTTCCCCGAAGGAGTCATTGGGAAGCTGTCGACGAATCGTACACCGCCTCGTAGCCGTTTAAAGTCGGCGACCTGTCCATCGACGATCCGTACAATGTCCTCCTCACGGATACTGGAGCCTGGTACTCGTTCGACAACAGCCGTTGCTAAATCTGAAGAACGATCCGGCAAAGGAACGCCGATCACGCAAACTTGCTTCACACCATCGATTTTCTGAATTATTCCTTCCAAATCAGACGGCGAAATTTGGTAGTTGGTGTACTTGATGATATCCTTGATGCGATCGATCACGAACAAGTTACCCTCGGCGTCCATGTACCCGATGTCGCCCGTGCGGAAAAAGCCATCCTCAGTAAGGGCATTCTTAGTCGCCTCCGGGTTGTTCAAATATCCCTGCGGAGGAGGTATATACTCTGTTGAAATATCTTCCTGTCCATGATTGTTCGTAATATCTTaccaaaaacataaaccgatgGCGCACCAGTATCTCCCCGTGAACACCCGGACCAACAATCTTTCCTGATTCGTCCACCAATCGGCACTCTACGTTCACTCCCAAGGAACCAACAGAAGTCGGGACGCTTACGGGTATCATGCAGCGTGTGATAAAACCAATCTCTGAGCTGCCATAGATGGAGCGCATATGCGCATTTGGAAGATGGGGTTGCATCTGCAGCAGCAACTCTTCTGCAACCATCGATCCACCGAGCTGCCACGATCGTACGCTGCTCAAATCCGCCTTGGCCAATCGAGGATGTGCCAGCAGTATCGACACGTACGATGGCGGTGTGAAAACGGTCTCGACGCGATACTTTTCGATCACTTGCAGCAGCAGTTCCGGGGTAAAGGGGTTGCTCGTGAACACACGGGGTCGACTGTGCAGTAGAGATGTTGTCACTCCGAACAGTCCGGTCGCCCAGAAAAGGGAACTGAAGCTGAAAATCGGTCCATCGGAAACATCCCTAGAATGACAAACGAAACCGATCGATTAGAGTGATCGATCGGCGAActtcaaaatgtaaaatactTACGTGGAGAAAACCATCTCGTCGACAAAATGTGCTTGCGACAAACAGACACCCTTAGGAAGGCCAGTCGTCCCTGAGGAACAGAGAACCAGCGCAAGAAGCTTCGTAGCGTCACCTAAATATTCCGCCCGGAAGTCTTTCTCTCCCTCGATCGGTTGCAGTAGCTTCTCCACCGATGTCACTCCTGTGCCCGTATCGAACAACCGCACATCCTTGGCCGTTATGGCATCCTTCACCGCTTGCTCCACCACCGCACGGTTCGCTTCGTCACAAAACACTAGCCTCGATTGCGTTTGCCTCATCATGTGCGCAAAGTCTTCCCGGTTGAAAACCGGTGCCAACGGGTTCACTGCTAATCCCAGCACCAAGCAACCGATGAACACCGGTACCACCTGCTCCCCGTTGGCGCAGGCCAAACTCACAAACTCCCCCTTCCGGAAGCCAAGCCGACGCAAGTGAAGCGCTACGCGTATTATGCGAAGTCGCATCTCGGCACAGGTTGTCCTCCGACCGGTGTCCGCATTGATCTGTATGACCTTGTCGGGGGAACGAGCCAACGCATCCAGAATAATCCTACCCAAACCAGCAGCCGGGTTCAACACCGGTGGAAGTCGTTCACCGTACCAGCATTGTCCGCTAGGATCGTACTTCGTCCTTCCGGCTAACTCCATTCCAAGCATCCTGAATTTTAGCCCACTTTCGAGATGATACTTCAACGACGACTCACACACGACTGATTAGTCCCGTCTGACTGGACCTCGGTATTGCAAACGGTGCATTATCATTCACACGCGCCATTGATGTTGAGGGGTTTGTTATCTGTGACTGGCAAACAATCACAATCTATTACGTTCCAGCTGAGATAATGGAACTTCCGCCATGTGTGCCATCAAACGAATCAGATGGTTTTCTACAGAAACAGAAACAAGCAATGTTTACAAATAGAAAACTTGGTCAAAGGTTTGTGGTAACGTAGAATAATTGATAAATTCAATCTCAATGGTTGTTCATCAACGTTATATGCGCAACGTGAAACGACTAATAAACAGGTTTATCTTGTGATGTAGCACTTTTTTGTGCAGTGGTTCTCAACCACGAATCTTCATTGTGCCATAAGGTTTTCAATTTGAGTTGAAGTTTTAAGAGAAACCCAGAAATATGGATGCTCGCAACATTTTTGGGCAACTCATTCGAACTTCATAACTTTTGAATCAATTAAAAGCAAAGATGTTTTTCTCAATATTTTAACTACCCTCGCTAGACGTATtctacattaaaataaaaataagtcatTCATTTTATATAGGTTTCTTTGTATATTACTTTTACACGTTCCTTCGCTGGTGCTGCTCACATGTTTACATTATCTCGGGGATATTCCAAGGGGGCACCGTAAAGATCTTACTTTTCTCCAATACAAATTCCACGCGTTTTAAACTTTGTATTCAAACAGTTGTCTATTGCCTTATGCAAACGTTTTACAGggttttggtatttccaataAAGTAGACCTTTGTCCTTTTTCTGTTCTGAATCGGATATTACTAGTTCAACATTAGTCTGCTCCTGTCTTAAGAAAGGGTAAGTAGTTTAGCACTGTATTCCATGATTTGCAATCATacttttctattaaatttcatttgctTCATGTTAGCACTCTTATAAACTGTTGATATTTTAAcgttctctctttttttgttttgttttgttttgttatgggttttgtttgtttgtcactTTGCCGTTGTTATTAAGCATTTGTATCTTCGTTTGTTGGGTGTGAGGTTTATCGTTTCTActagggtttttgttttcactttattattgtttgttaaatGTTTTGCCAAACACGGAACAAACGGCACACACCGCACTGCTCTTTACATCTTGTATTAGAATATTTCTTCAATATAGGAATTTTAATCGGTATCGTGAGTGTGCTTGTATTTGTAGCTGGTAGATTGGTTCATGGTTTGTATTATGTGTGGTATGCATCTATACTAGTGTACCTTTTCATGTTACTATGCTATGTAATCGTATAAGATCGTTTCTTCTATAGGTTTTGCTATGAAACGGCATAAGTCATTCATCCATTTGGGGGCAGACATATGCTTGTGGCCGAAGTACGTCAAAGTTGTTAACTTCCCTCGAGAGGGGTTTCAGTTAGTTAGACTAAAACATTTGgcatatgtttgtttgtgatgaGAGGAAGGTCATAGGAGAGGGGTTTCGCTTATCTATTCTTCGTATAGTTAGTTCATTTCAGTAAAGTACTCCTATGTGAGGCCCGCA encodes:
- the LOC131281655 gene encoding uncharacterized protein LOC131281655, whose translation is MELAGRTKYDPSGQCWYGERLPPVLNPAAGLGRIILDALARSPDKVIQINADTGRRTTCAEMRLRIIRVALHLRRLGFRKGEFVSLACANGEQVVPVFIGCLVLGLAVNPLAPVFNREDFAHMMRQTQSRLVFCDEANRAVVEQAVKDAITAKDVRLFDTGTGVTSVEKLLQPIEGEKDFRAEYLGDATKLLALVLCSSGTTGLPKGVCLSQAHFVDEMVFSTDVSDGPIFSFSSLFWATGLFGVTTSLLHSRPRVFTSNPFTPELLLQVIEKYRVETVFTPPSYVSILLAHPRLAKADLSSVRSWQLGGSMVAEELLLQMQPHLPNAHMRSIYGSSEIGFITRCMIPVSVPTSVGSLGVNVECRLVDESGKIVGPGVHGEILVRHRFMFLGYLNNPEATKNALTEDGFFRTGDIGYMDAEGNLFVIDRIKDIIKYTNYQISPSDLEGIIQKIDGVKQVCVIGVPLPDRSSDLATAVVERVPGSSIREEDIVRIVDGQVADFKRLRGGVRFVDSFPMTPSGKILRRAVKQMFNETT